A region of the Curvibacter sp. AEP1-3 genome:
GTGCCCGTGATCTTTCTCACGGCCAAGGATCAAGTGGAAGACCGCGTCAAGGGTCTGGAGCTGGGGGCGGATGACTACCTCGTCAAACCGTTTTCCTTCGCGGAACTACTGGCGCGCGTCAGAACCATTCTGCGGCGTGGCAAGTCCGGTGTGGAGGCAACCTCCCTCAAAGTGGCGGATCTGGAGCTCGACCTGCTGCGCAGGCGCGTGAGCCGTGGTGGCAAGCGGATTGACCTCACGTCCAAGGAATTTGGTTTGCTGGAACTCTTGATGCGCCGGCAAGGTGAGGTATTGCCCCGATCCTTGATCGCCTCCCAGGTCTGGGACATGAACTTCGACAGCGATACCAATGTGATTGAGGTCGCCGTGCGCCGGTTGCGCAGCAAGATCGACGATCCGTTTGAACCCAAATTACTCCAGACGGTACGGGGTATGGGTTATGTCCTGGAAATACCAACCACGGCCTCATGACACAGCGCTTTTCACTGACAACGCGGCTCACGCTTTTTTACACCTTGGCATCGGCCACGGTGTTGCTAGGTCTGGGGTGGC
Encoded here:
- a CDS encoding heavy metal response regulator transcription factor translates to MKILIVEDEPKTGEYLRQGLKEASFVVDLAHNGNDGLHAALEGMHDLIILDVMLPGMNGWEVMRNLRHQGNMVPVIFLTAKDQVEDRVKGLELGADDYLVKPFSFAELLARVRTILRRGKSGVEATSLKVADLELDLLRRRVSRGGKRIDLTSKEFGLLELLMRRQGEVLPRSLIASQVWDMNFDSDTNVIEVAVRRLRSKIDDPFEPKLLQTVRGMGYVLEIPTTAS